A genomic segment from Fusarium fujikuroi IMI 58289 draft genome, chromosome FFUJ_chr04 encodes:
- a CDS encoding related to heterokaryon incompatibility protein (het-6OR allele), with amino-acid sequence MRVGLRSGAQLLAQIQSFRLAAGATIIVLIVNAQYLRSILVTTSRYMHHLLSKVFFNASRAFSGFKYDDRILDQHIRLIHLSDSASGSSPSLKLHTFKLDECPPYIALSYTWGPITQNTIFDQGTILLNARSFRVLPNLHNAIKQLYISRSGQYLWVDGICINQRSLPERSAQVAIMDLIYNGAAETIIWLGLATDETARAVELVQNIAKGAESKIIEWGRVQSYGDAYIMDDSELLKRNGLPNLTENDWLTLRDIYTRPWFGRVWMLQEVALSRSPRVLIGHHETAWDSVGDTAGLINMSGALIGLFTVGSGSETAPLIYSLVHAAGLHVTRQWTQDKNSRYKEILRSIDYSVGIRQNHPKKLLLELLLSSIGFKATIPRDRVYSLLGIVNFMERAKGRPRLDVIVDYKSPENDILIDLGISFYTETKSLHLLSLAGITSRAVPTDLPTWIPSFENVHVPVLGPSYTRMLPFDAAAGKEADFTIDRSLFHLSIEIFSPHLGTIEELGESWSDVIRGKFNDTMKMLLHCGTTYIPTGQPIVEAFWRTLIMDCDLSQRPAPSYLAKSFSKWMLLLTIQALISYQQQNPSIYDQFDALEPLWTLANTRDSTNTLPKSGDIIPLLFELGLRHDPSVRVDTDSEKAAKFASWGKSSAPFEALLRVNLAARRRIARTIRGYLCLVPLQAKAGDKIMIVAGCAAPLVLRRSGPSESLFELVGDAYVHGAMFGEHITGESSWRDVHLV; translated from the coding sequence ATGAGGGTCGGGTTGAGATCTGGTGCTCAGTTGCTAGCTCAGATCCAGTCATTCCGTCTCGCTGCTGGTGCCACCATAATTGTGCTCATCGTCAATGCTCAATATCTCCGAAGCATCCTCGTGACAACATCACGATATATGCACCACTTGCTTTCGAAGGTTTTTTTCAATGCTTCTCGGGCGTTTTCCGGGTTCAAGTACGATGACAGAATTTTGGATCAGCATATACGCTTGATTCATCTATCAGATTCAGCATCCGGCTCATCTCCTAGCCTCAAACTCCATACCTTCAAACTCGATGAATGTCCGCCATACATCGCCCTGTCTTACACCTGGGGTCCAATTACGCAGAACACAATCTTCGACCAGGGTACAATTCTTCTGAATGCAAGGTCATTTCGAGTGTTGCCAAATTTACACAATGCAATCAAGCAATTATACATCTCAAGATCAGGCCAGTACCTCTGGGTCGACGGGATCTGTATCAACCAGAGAAGTCTCCCCGAGCGCTCTGCCCAAGTAGCAATAATGGATCTCATATACAACGGAGCCGCCGAGACAATAATATGGCTTGGTCTTGCCACAGATGAAACCGCTAGGGCTGTCGAGCTCGTTCAGAACATCGCGAAAGGCGCTGAGTCTAAGATCATAGAATGGGGAAGGGTCCAGTCATACGGCGATGCTTATATCATGGATGACTCTGAGCTTCTAAAAAGAAATGGCCTTCCAAATCTTACCGAGAACGATTGGCTGACTCTTCGAGATATCTACACAAGGCCGTGGTTCGGACGTGTCTGGATGCTTCAAGAAGTTGCCCTCTCTCGCAGTCCAAGAGTTCTCATCGGCCATCACGAGACAGCATGGGATTCTGTTGGCGATACAGCTGGGCTGATAAACATGTCCGGCGCTCTTATCGGTCTGTTTACTGTGGGCTCCGGATCAGAAACCGCACCTTTGATCTACTCTCTCGTCCATGCTGCTGGCCTTCATGTTACTCGCCAATGGACCCAGGACAAAAATAGTCGGTACAAAGAGATCCTGAGAAGTATTGATTATTCTGTTGGGATACGCCAAAATCATCCTAAAAAGCTGCTGCTCGAGCTATTGCTAAGTAGCATCGGATTCAAGGCGACTATTCCCAGAGATCGTGTTTACTCTCTGCTGGGAATCGTAAACTTCATGGAGCGTGCGAAAGGGAGACCTCGACTCGACGTCATTGTAGACTACAAATCTCCTGAAAATGACATCCTTATAGATCTGGGCATCAGCTTCTATACAGAAACAAAATCTCTACATCTCCTATCCCTCGCCGGTATCACCAGCCGTGCCGTGCCAACTGACTTGCCAACATGGATCCCCTCTTTCGAAAATGTTCACGTCCCTGTTCTTGGCCCCAGCTATACCAGAATGCTTCCATTCGATGCCGCCGCGGGCAAAGAAGCAGACTTCACAATTGACAGGTCTCTCTTCCATCTAAGCATTGAGATATTTAGTCCTCATCTTGGTACAATCGAAGAGCTCGGCGAGAGCTGGTCTGATGTTATCCGAGGGAAGTTTAACGACacgatgaagatgcttcTTCACTGCGGCACAACCTACATACCTACGGGCCAACCAATAGTTGAAGCTTTCTGGCGGACTCTTATTATGGACTGCGACTTATCTCAGAGGCCTGCACCATCATATCTCGCCAAGTCCTTCTCTAAGTGgatgcttcttctcaccaTCCAAGCCCTGATCTCTTATCAGCAACAGAATCCATCTATATACGATCAATTCGATGCCCTAGAGCCTCTTTGGACCCTGGCTAACACTCGAGACTCTACTAATACGCTACCCAAATCTGGTGATATTATCCCGTTATTGTTTGAACTTGGCTTACGCCACGACCCTAGTGTTCGAGTTGACACTGATTCGGAAAAGGCTGCCAAGTTCGCTTCTTGGGGCAAGTCATCCGCTCCCTTCGAAGCCTTATTACGTGTCAATCTTGCTGCAAGAAGACGTATTGCGAGAACCATTCGAGGCTACTTGTGTCTAGTTCCACTTCAGGCCAAGGCAGGGGATAAAATCATGATCGTTGCTGGCTGTGCAGCCCCATTGGTCCTTAGAAGATCGGGTCCTTCAGAGAGCctctttgagcttgtcggCGATGCTTACGTTCACGGTGCTATGTTTGGAGAGCACATCACTGGCGAGTCCTCCTGGAGAGATGTTCATCTAGTTTGA